From the Silurus meridionalis isolate SWU-2019-XX chromosome 5, ASM1480568v1, whole genome shotgun sequence genome, one window contains:
- the LOC124386118 gene encoding uncharacterized protein LOC124386118, producing MADLPSDRLSTDPPFSSVGLDVFGPWNASSPSSTLRRFLSMRGPVKYIRSDRGTNFIGACKELKIASNIDSTAVKTYLSDKGCIWSFNPPHASHWGGSWERMIGLARRILDAMFLQLKDKLTHEVLVTFMAEVAAIINARPLVPVTMDPEDSFILTPAALLTQKTSSVPAPAGEFGVTDLYKSQWRQVQHLSNTFWDRWRKQFLPTLQARKKWQSTQPNIQPGSVVLLKDSQAPRNEWPLGLITQAFPSKDGKVRQVEVKSSNQAVWPLSPAGQ from the exons ATGGCTGATCTGCCATCTGATCGTCTTTCAACCGATCCTCCATTCTCTAGTGTGGGTCTTGATGTGTTCGGCCCATGGAACGCCTCCTCAC CTTCATCAACGCTACGGCGCTTTCTTTCAATGCGTGGGCCGGTCAAATACATTCGTTCCGACCGTGGCACGAACTTCATAGGTGCCTGTAAGGAACTCAAGATAGCCTCAAACATTGACAGCACTGCCGTAAAGACTTACCTCTCAGACAAGGGCTGCATCTGGTCTTTTAACCCCCCCCATGCATCTCATTGGGGTGGTTCATGGGAGAGAATGATAGGGCTGGCAAGGAGGATTCTGGAtgcaatgttcctccagctgaaAGACAAGCTCACCCACGAAGTGCTGGTGACTTTCATGGCAGAAGTCGCTGCTATCATCAACGCCAGACCACTTGTTCCAGTGACAATGGACCCTGAGGACTCGTTTATACTCACGCCAGCTGCTCTTCTCACACAAAAGACAAGCAGTGTGCCTGCTCCTGCTGGTGAGTTTGGAGTCACAGACCTCTACAAGTCCCAGTGGCGGCAGGTTCAACACCTGTCCAACACCTTCTGGGACCGCTGGAGGAAACAATTCCTCCCAACATTGCAGGCCCGCAAGAAATGGCAGTCTACTCAGCCGAACATTCAGCCTGGAAGCGTTGTTCTCCTTAAGGACAGCCAAGCACCTAGGAATGAATGGCCTCTCGGACTGATCACACAGGCCTTCCCTAGCAAGGATGGGAAAGTGCGCCAGGTTGAGGTAAAATCTTCAAACCAGGCGGTCTGGCCTCTTTCTCCGGCCGGTCAATGA